One genomic region from Anticarsia gemmatalis isolate Benzon Research Colony breed Stoneville strain chromosome 7, ilAntGemm2 primary, whole genome shotgun sequence encodes:
- the LOC142974271 gene encoding uncharacterized protein LOC142974271, with the protein MKPGKSSDVKEEIAEVHTAGRSPSPKQKTKRSRSRSGSRKMSNGHTGPEETAVVEEPADKSDKSKRDSWIKSEHESLDTELPIHEQIKQGIIGFVEKEIKKSDKNPSFVFYSHDPNHLDEKFMKSLSRPSSGHKEKRSPSYRKKKRHSSRHRDRDLHDFEIPGSSLSALEKVDDYLKEYNKDEVVTLSGELEIEANDVENNNGISKDLRHKPRKTRRKVRDERQDSNANGRDVSPKVFKSKSKSGSKPVRPTDLTAMLETLESSMPYHDQYIDNPFSSPSPLTSPNDDRLDPFGSRRPEKIYLQGGGTFRAVSRDRILESQQSRDGDKYLRLGDLTPLDVALTLQKAWRSCAPACHGVLGGLSLMHLLLISYSDGLDAGHLSFHAVVTMPYVATYYFFCVLCLLSVLDRLDVTSIDLTRGLQPYFQPIVLVILYTACLLVCTAARMYDELMVYQYTPLVMNITSNVTTPTIPTFYHTWTHFSIWRAVLSVLGLVYFIISNPQDLVFTNLSKLLQFKHTLQSIG; encoded by the exons ATGAAGCCTGGAAAGAGTTCTGATGTTAAGGAAGAGATAGCTGAGGTGCATACGGCTGGTCGATCACCGTCTCCGAAGCAGAAAACTAAGAGATCTCGCAGTCGTTCGGGCTCCCGAAAAATGTCCAATGGGCACACAGGTCCTGAAGAAACGGCTGTTGTAGAGGAACCGGCAGATAAGTCTGATAAATCTAAACGTGACAGCTGGATTAAATCCGAACACGAGTCTTTGGACACAGAGCTACCAATCcatgaacaaataaaacaaggCATAATAGGGTTTGTTGagaaagaaattaaaaagtCAGATAAAAATCcttcatttgtattttattctcATGATCCTAATCATTTGGATGAGAAATTTATGAAGAGCTTATCAAGACCATCGAGTGGACATAAGGAGAAGAGAAGTCCATCTTATAGAAAGAAGAAACGGCATTCATCGAGGCACAGGGATAGAGATTTACATGACTTTGAAATACCTGGGTCAAGTCTGAGTGCTTTGGAAAAG GTGGACGATTACTTAAAAGAATACAACAAAGATGAAGTAGTAACACTGAGTGGTGAACTGGAAATAGAAGCAAACGATGTTGAGAACAATAACGGTATATCAAAGGACCTCAGACATAAGCCGAGGAAGACGCGGCGGAAAGTACGCGATGAGAGACAAGATAGCAATGCTAATGGACGAGATGTTAGTCCTAAAGTGTTTAAAAGTAAGAGTAAATCTGGATCTAAGCCGG TGAGACCCACAGACCTAACAGCAATGTTAGAGACTCTAGAATCAAGCATGCCGTACCACGACCAGTACATCGACAATCCATTCTCATCACCCTCGCCTCTGACGTCACCGAACGACGACCGACTCGACCCGTTTGGGTCCAGAAGACCTGAGAAGATTTACTTACAAGGTGGAGGGACTTTCAGAGCTGTTTCACGAGATAGGATCTTGGAATCTCAACAGTCTAGAGATGGGGATAAGTATTTAAG ATTAGGCGACCTAACTCCCCTAGACGTGGCGTTAACACTACAGAAAGCGTGGCGTAGTTGCGCGCCGGCGTGCCACGGGGTCCTCGGCGGTTTATCTCTTATGCATCTCTTACTGATCAGTTACTCTGACGGCTTGGATGCAGGACATCTGTCCTTCCATGCAGTGGTCACGATGCCTTATGTTGCTACTTATTATTTCTTCTGCGTGCTGTGTTTGTTGTCGGTGTTGGATAG ATTGGACGTAACAAGTATCGACTTAACCCGCGGTCTTCAACCCTACTTCCAGCCGATAGTCCTGGTCATACTATACACGGCGTGTCTGTTAGTCTGTACCGCTGCTAGGATGTATGACGAGCTGATGGTCTACCAGTACACTCCGCTGGTTATGAATATAACTAGTAATGTTACTACG CCAACAATCCCAACATTCTACCACACATGGACACACTTCTCAATCTGGCGAGCAGTTCTATCAGTCCTGGGGCTGGTCTACTTCATCATATCCAACCCTCAGGACCTGGTGTTCACGAATCTAAGCAAGTTGCTGCAATTCAAGCACACACTGCAGAGTATTGGATga